Proteins co-encoded in one Natrarchaeobius halalkaliphilus genomic window:
- a CDS encoding GAF domain-containing protein, protein MAHSTAKSRPLDILYVAGTDADARERADALERAVDDGSDRTVHPATSIDQIQEETADIDCVVFGESATEDGGVHLLDVVEAIGSTPIVSFATSRPGATEAQTSRVFDGYVRRDTEDAMVHLLDEITWLCSDAAGREAVGSNRTSLTQDKANVTALETAATIVTCRERDRLFERLVEGAVDVLEFESCWVATINFGNLVPRATATTIPDDELEAIPLDDPLSVAFRARQSIRLPDLEALEAVDAPFDHVRSLCSVPVGDVGVLYVASELPDAFDSADLEVLEALCDIASATLERNWIETGIGNERDRLERERDRLADERDRIAGERDALRSLVASVSEPTIRYELVDGEPIVTDVNGPLEATFGDDAEAVVGASVVEYAVPSGLTEEATKLRESIRAGTQRELACRRETVDGIRAFVVTVVPLETAADGDDANGLLVYEDVTESRRRKRTVAATRGRLETVSELIDGRVRTPLNTASGYLELAEKTGDAEHFEMVEGAHEQLADGLDVVTEIATGRSEAEPVTVQEMAQLAWVGVDTGDARLVTEGDLVFEANREQVRELLEYVLSATIEVERGDGEGTVTDDDDGDPVTVTVGTTDDGFYVAGNRPTPSDADGDRRTEPDSGRFGDANRSGIQLELVGRIADGHGWDVGVAEDDDGTAFAFRNVAAIDTN, encoded by the coding sequence ATGGCACACTCGACAGCGAAGTCGCGACCGCTCGACATACTCTACGTGGCCGGAACCGACGCTGACGCCCGTGAAAGAGCAGACGCGCTCGAGCGGGCCGTCGACGACGGATCCGATCGGACGGTCCATCCCGCGACGTCGATCGATCAGATACAGGAGGAAACGGCGGATATCGACTGCGTCGTCTTCGGGGAATCGGCCACGGAAGACGGCGGTGTGCACCTCCTCGACGTCGTCGAAGCGATCGGATCGACGCCGATCGTGTCGTTCGCTACGAGCCGTCCTGGCGCAACGGAGGCTCAAACGAGCCGTGTGTTCGACGGCTACGTTCGACGCGATACCGAGGACGCGATGGTCCACCTCCTCGACGAGATTACCTGGCTCTGTAGCGATGCGGCCGGGCGCGAAGCCGTCGGGTCGAATCGGACGTCGCTGACGCAGGACAAAGCGAACGTCACGGCGCTCGAAACCGCCGCAACGATCGTCACCTGCCGGGAGCGCGATCGACTGTTCGAACGCCTCGTCGAGGGCGCAGTCGACGTACTCGAGTTCGAGTCCTGTTGGGTCGCGACCATCAACTTCGGAAACCTCGTTCCGCGGGCAACCGCGACGACGATTCCCGACGACGAACTCGAGGCGATTCCGCTCGACGATCCGCTCAGCGTCGCGTTTCGCGCCCGTCAGTCGATCCGGCTCCCCGATCTCGAGGCGCTCGAGGCCGTCGACGCGCCGTTCGATCACGTCCGATCGCTGTGTAGCGTTCCGGTCGGTGATGTCGGGGTCCTTTACGTTGCATCGGAGCTACCGGACGCCTTCGATAGCGCTGATCTCGAAGTGCTGGAAGCGCTCTGTGACATCGCCAGCGCGACTCTCGAACGCAACTGGATCGAAACGGGAATCGGCAACGAACGCGACCGACTCGAGCGAGAACGCGATCGACTCGCGGACGAACGGGATCGAATCGCCGGCGAACGGGACGCGCTCCGCTCGCTCGTCGCGAGCGTCTCCGAGCCGACGATCCGGTACGAGCTGGTGGACGGAGAGCCGATCGTCACCGACGTCAACGGTCCGCTCGAGGCGACGTTCGGAGACGACGCCGAGGCGGTCGTCGGCGCGTCGGTCGTCGAATACGCCGTTCCATCCGGCCTTACAGAAGAGGCGACGAAACTTCGCGAGTCGATCCGGGCGGGGACGCAACGCGAACTGGCGTGTCGTCGCGAAACCGTCGACGGGATCCGAGCGTTCGTGGTGACCGTCGTTCCGCTCGAGACGGCGGCGGATGGCGACGACGCGAACGGCCTGCTCGTGTACGAGGACGTGACCGAATCGAGACGCCGAAAACGGACGGTTGCCGCCACCAGGGGCCGACTCGAGACGGTCTCCGAACTGATCGACGGCCGCGTGCGGACACCGCTCAATACCGCCAGCGGCTATCTCGAACTCGCTGAGAAAACCGGTGACGCCGAACACTTCGAGATGGTCGAGGGCGCTCACGAGCAGTTGGCCGACGGGCTCGACGTCGTCACGGAGATCGCCACCGGACGGAGCGAAGCGGAGCCGGTCACCGTCCAGGAGATGGCGCAACTGGCCTGGGTCGGCGTCGACACTGGCGATGCGAGGCTGGTGACGGAGGGGGACCTCGTCTTCGAGGCGAACCGAGAACAGGTTCGAGAGCTGCTCGAGTACGTACTGAGCGCGACGATCGAAGTCGAGCGCGGAGACGGTGAGGGAACCGTGACCGACGATGATGACGGGGATCCCGTCACAGTGACGGTGGGGACGACCGACGATGGGTTCTACGTCGCGGGTAACAGGCCGACGCCCAGCGACGCCGACGGGGATCGACGAACGGAGCCGGACTCCGGACGGTTCGGTGACGCAAACCGGAGCGGAATCCAACTCGAGCTCGTCGGGCGGATCGCTGACGGTCACGGCTGGGACGTCGGCGTCGCAGAGGACGATGACGGCACCGCGTTCGCGTTCCGCAACGTCGCCGCCATCGACACGAACTGA
- a CDS encoding CPBP family intramembrane glutamic endopeptidase: METPTRLRTDGPLRATLVAIGLTVFGIAATQFTTLPAFLLEPALIDSPAETSIGMRSAFLALNFLGFVLAGAIYLAATDRGWAYVDLRMPTMRGWLYTLGGIVGSIAFFVAVSLIIQLVSAPTAENQVMDIVGGDQTMVLVMIVIVFFFNAPAEEFLFRNIVQKRLYTAFTRLQSVLVASLIFALVHFPVYYVTADSLVATSVSLSVVFGGSIIFGYLYAKTDNLVVPTVAHAAFNAVQFGLLYLALAYDIEEAEPAPSLFVDAIVSLL, from the coding sequence ATGGAAACGCCCACACGGCTCCGTACCGACGGCCCGCTCCGTGCGACGCTCGTCGCGATCGGACTGACCGTCTTCGGGATCGCCGCGACCCAGTTTACGACCCTCCCCGCGTTCCTCCTCGAGCCGGCGCTGATCGACTCGCCGGCCGAAACCTCGATCGGTATGAGGTCGGCCTTTCTGGCCCTGAACTTCCTCGGGTTCGTCCTCGCCGGTGCGATCTATCTGGCCGCGACCGACCGCGGCTGGGCGTACGTCGACCTTCGAATGCCGACGATGCGCGGCTGGCTCTACACCCTCGGCGGAATCGTCGGAAGCATCGCCTTTTTCGTCGCCGTGAGCCTCATCATCCAGCTCGTTTCGGCACCGACCGCGGAAAATCAGGTTATGGACATCGTCGGCGGCGATCAGACGATGGTTCTCGTCATGATCGTGATCGTCTTCTTTTTCAACGCTCCCGCGGAGGAGTTCCTCTTTCGAAATATCGTTCAGAAACGACTGTACACCGCCTTCACCCGGCTCCAGTCCGTCCTCGTCGCCAGCCTGATCTTCGCGCTGGTTCACTTCCCGGTCTACTACGTCACCGCCGATTCGCTGGTCGCGACGAGCGTCTCGCTGAGCGTCGTCTTCGGCGGCTCGATCATCTTCGGCTATCTCTACGCGAAAACCGACAACCTCGTCGTCCCGACGGTCGCCCACGCCGCGTTCAACGCGGTCCAGTTCGGACTGCTCTATCTCGCCCTCGCGTACGACATCGAGGAGGCCGAACCCGCACCGTCGCTGTTCGTCGACGCGATCGTCTCGCTGCTGTAG
- the hjc gene encoding Holliday junction resolvase Hjc — MSQAKGDRRERELVNELDEAGFAVMRAPASGSATERELPDVLAGDGEQFYAIEAKSSAGDPIYLTGEEVEALIYFAQNFGAKPRIGVRFDREDWYFFHPGDLHVTDGGNYRVKKETAIATGTDFTEFVGRSEKVTLEEITGADDDGPDEEILRILNAVEQGVMDVDEAAELLD, encoded by the coding sequence ATGTCTCAGGCGAAGGGCGACCGCCGCGAGCGAGAGCTCGTCAACGAACTCGACGAGGCCGGCTTCGCGGTGATGCGTGCGCCCGCGAGCGGTTCAGCGACCGAACGCGAACTCCCCGACGTGCTCGCCGGCGACGGCGAGCAGTTCTACGCGATCGAGGCGAAATCGAGCGCCGGTGATCCGATCTACCTCACCGGCGAGGAAGTCGAGGCGCTGATCTATTTCGCACAGAACTTCGGGGCGAAACCCCGAATCGGCGTTCGCTTCGACCGCGAGGACTGGTATTTCTTCCATCCCGGCGATCTGCACGTCACCGACGGCGGCAACTACCGGGTGAAAAAAGAAACCGCAATCGCGACGGGAACCGACTTCACCGAGTTCGTCGGTCGATCCGAGAAAGTGACGCTCGAGGAGATCACCGGCGCGGACGACGACGGCCCCGACGAGGAGATTCTGCGGATCCTGAACGCGGTCGAGCAGGGTGTGATGGACGTCGACGAGGCGGCCGAATTGCTCGACTGA
- a CDS encoding SWIM zinc finger family protein, translating into MKTLASPKAPLPVPESDHLTERSRRARAEPMSVLPLGDGLYEVESASERTYLVDLEAGRCTCPDHVFRGVRCKHVRRIAIEITAGRTPPPGEIAVPCRDCGETTFVDEDTHEPYYCEQHILQSGDTATDRETGARLTVVDVSEYRADAVRVRATDDTVAQYETNAAYDPDVPVVAAIYPHASVKPNGVVPSSLTVYAFPRTRLEAVSGSNRSP; encoded by the coding sequence ATGAAAACACTAGCGTCACCGAAAGCGCCGCTTCCCGTACCGGAATCCGATCACCTCACCGAGCGCTCGCGACGGGCGCGAGCCGAGCCGATGTCCGTCCTTCCGCTCGGAGACGGCCTCTACGAGGTCGAATCGGCCAGCGAACGCACCTACCTCGTCGACCTCGAGGCGGGCCGCTGTACGTGTCCGGACCACGTCTTCCGCGGGGTCCGGTGTAAGCACGTCCGCCGGATCGCCATCGAGATCACGGCGGGGAGAACGCCGCCACCGGGCGAAATCGCCGTTCCGTGTCGCGACTGCGGCGAGACGACGTTCGTGGACGAGGACACGCACGAGCCCTATTACTGTGAGCAACACATCCTCCAGTCGGGTGATACGGCTACCGACCGCGAGACCGGGGCTCGGCTCACCGTCGTCGACGTCTCCGAGTACCGTGCTGACGCCGTCCGGGTTCGGGCGACCGACGACACCGTCGCTCAGTACGAGACGAACGCGGCGTACGACCCCGACGTCCCCGTCGTCGCCGCGATTTATCCCCACGCCAGCGTGAAACCCAACGGCGTCGTTCCGTCGTCGCTGACGGTTTACGCCTTTCCGCGGACGCGACTCGAGGCGGTGTCTGGATCGAACCGGAGCCCGTAG
- the pspAB gene encoding PspA-associated protein PspAB: MGLLDGLRAALGLRAEADAKRDADPDDLFGMSTAYVTMEAELGYESLDVGALCFSGVESSRFRDAVDEVEAILEAGKEETGTEFSVSADDHGYHWVILEDDNPEDLITSIHFAADTFVEHGYGSRLLAAVFAYDERASTDVRGVAYWIYSFRRGSFYPFAPRTDRERDSSVEFKLEAALDGELEIERDKEYWYPLWPSQHGTHPWE; this comes from the coding sequence ATGGGACTGTTGGACGGACTCCGTGCCGCGCTCGGATTGCGCGCCGAAGCCGACGCCAAACGCGACGCCGATCCCGACGACCTCTTCGGGATGAGCACCGCCTACGTCACGATGGAGGCCGAACTCGGCTACGAATCGCTTGACGTCGGTGCGCTCTGTTTCTCCGGCGTCGAGTCGAGTCGGTTTCGGGACGCGGTCGACGAGGTCGAGGCGATCTTAGAGGCGGGCAAAGAAGAGACCGGAACCGAGTTCTCGGTCTCGGCGGACGACCACGGGTATCACTGGGTGATCCTCGAGGACGACAATCCAGAGGACCTGATAACGAGCATTCACTTCGCCGCCGACACGTTCGTCGAACACGGCTACGGCTCGCGGTTGCTGGCCGCCGTCTTCGCCTACGACGAACGGGCATCGACCGACGTGCGCGGGGTCGCCTACTGGATATACTCCTTTCGTCGGGGCTCGTTTTACCCCTTCGCGCCCCGGACCGACCGCGAGCGCGACTCGAGCGTCGAGTTCAAACTCGAGGCCGCACTGGACGGCGAACTCGAGATCGAACGCGACAAGGAGTACTGGTATCCGCTGTGGCCGAGTCAGCACGGCACGCATCCCTGGGAGTGA
- a CDS encoding outer membrane protein assembly factor BamB family protein — MTAWNQFKRDRRNGGQRRDVEGPHRVEEAWTVDLVGPVGSPVLDRDTVFVGTSRGNVYALDREDGRRRWVFETMTATDVTPVVTREAVHVGTKEGTIYSLEPATGEQRWEADLPGSHTTALAVSDGQLYAGHTAGCSALETATGAEVWTHETDAPVAGSPAIDDDREWSQPRVFVGTDDETVLSLESESGEESWSVPADGAVTDGPTVADGRVYVGDDGGTMLALDGETGQSWFTYEIRGAFTSSATVLGDESETEEEDGTTFIGADDGYLHVTGTTFGRRKVRGWLFAKKGIALDGEVRSSPIVVGDVVCVGDSTGSLYGIDAEEFDHLWHFRTEGPISSTPAVGNNRLFVGSEDERLYCLEWTPGDPKP, encoded by the coding sequence GTGACAGCGTGGAACCAGTTCAAGCGAGATCGGCGGAACGGCGGCCAGCGTCGCGATGTCGAGGGACCCCATCGCGTCGAGGAGGCCTGGACGGTCGACCTCGTCGGCCCCGTCGGATCGCCAGTACTCGACCGCGATACCGTCTTCGTCGGAACGAGTCGTGGAAACGTCTACGCACTCGACCGCGAGGACGGACGACGACGGTGGGTGTTCGAGACGATGACCGCGACAGATGTGACGCCGGTCGTCACGCGCGAGGCCGTTCACGTGGGAACGAAAGAGGGGACGATCTACAGCCTCGAGCCGGCGACCGGTGAGCAGCGCTGGGAAGCCGATCTCCCAGGATCGCACACGACCGCACTGGCAGTTTCGGACGGCCAACTCTACGCCGGGCACACGGCGGGATGTTCGGCGCTCGAGACGGCGACCGGAGCGGAGGTCTGGACGCACGAAACTGACGCACCCGTCGCCGGCAGTCCGGCGATCGACGACGACCGAGAGTGGAGCCAGCCCCGCGTCTTCGTCGGCACCGACGACGAGACGGTTCTGAGCCTCGAAAGCGAAAGCGGCGAGGAGAGCTGGAGCGTCCCGGCGGACGGGGCCGTCACAGACGGGCCGACGGTGGCTGACGGGCGCGTCTACGTCGGTGACGACGGGGGGACCATGCTCGCACTCGACGGCGAAACCGGTCAGTCGTGGTTCACCTACGAGATCCGAGGTGCGTTCACGTCGTCAGCGACGGTGCTCGGCGACGAGAGCGAGACTGAAGAAGAAGACGGAACCACGTTCATCGGTGCCGACGACGGCTACCTCCACGTCACCGGTACCACCTTCGGCCGGCGAAAGGTCCGCGGCTGGCTGTTCGCAAAGAAGGGGATCGCACTCGACGGCGAGGTTCGCTCGAGTCCGATCGTCGTCGGCGATGTCGTCTGCGTTGGCGACTCCACTGGATCGCTCTACGGAATCGACGCCGAGGAGTTCGATCACCTCTGGCACTTCCGAACGGAGGGACCGATCTCGAGTACCCCGGCGGTCGGAAACAACAGGCTCTTCGTCGGAAGCGAGGACGAACGGCTCTACTGTCTCGAGTGGACGCCTGGCGACCCGAAACCGTAA
- the radA gene encoding DNA repair and recombination protein RadA: MPEVNLEELPGVGPATADKLQEAGFDSFQSLAVASPSELSNTADVGESTSADIVRAARDAADIGGFETGSTVLERRNEIGKLTWHIDEVDDLLGGGIETQSITEVYGEFGSGKSQVTHQMAVNVQLPQEVGGLHGSAIFVDSEDTFRPERIDDMVRGLPDEAIDATLDDREIEGSATDEEAVDELIDDILDKIHVAKAFNSNHQMLLAEKAKELASEHEDSEYPVRLLAIDSLTAHFRAEYVGRGQLADRQQKLNKHLHDLDKVGNLYNAAVVVTNQVASNPDSFFGDPTQPIGGNILGHKSTFRIYLRKSKGDKRIVRLVDAPNLADGEAVMRVQGDGLKPE, encoded by the coding sequence ATGCCCGAAGTCAATCTCGAGGAACTCCCCGGCGTCGGACCGGCAACCGCAGACAAACTCCAGGAAGCAGGATTCGACTCGTTTCAGAGTCTGGCCGTCGCCTCTCCCTCCGAACTCTCGAACACGGCGGACGTCGGTGAATCGACCTCGGCGGATATCGTTCGTGCTGCCCGCGACGCCGCCGATATCGGTGGTTTCGAGACCGGTTCGACGGTGCTCGAGCGACGAAACGAGATCGGCAAGCTGACCTGGCACATCGACGAGGTCGACGATCTGCTCGGCGGCGGAATCGAAACCCAGTCGATCACCGAAGTGTACGGTGAGTTCGGCTCCGGGAAGTCCCAGGTCACCCATCAGATGGCCGTCAACGTCCAGCTTCCACAGGAAGTCGGTGGGCTCCACGGGAGCGCGATCTTCGTCGACTCCGAGGACACGTTCCGTCCCGAGCGGATCGACGACATGGTTCGCGGCCTGCCGGACGAGGCCATCGACGCGACGCTCGATGACCGCGAAATAGAGGGGTCCGCGACCGACGAGGAGGCGGTCGACGAACTCATCGACGACATCCTCGACAAGATCCACGTCGCGAAGGCGTTCAACTCGAACCACCAGATGCTGCTCGCGGAGAAAGCAAAGGAGCTCGCGAGCGAGCACGAGGATTCGGAGTACCCCGTTCGATTGCTCGCGATCGACTCGCTGACCGCACACTTCCGTGCGGAGTACGTCGGTCGTGGCCAGCTTGCAGACCGACAGCAGAAGTTGAACAAACACCTCCACGATCTGGACAAGGTCGGAAACCTCTACAACGCCGCCGTCGTCGTGACGAATCAGGTCGCCTCGAACCCCGACTCGTTCTTCGGTGACCCGACACAGCCGATCGGTGGCAACATTCTCGGTCACAAATCGACGTTCCGGATCTACCTCCGCAAGTCCAAAGGCGACAAACGGATCGTCCGGCTGGTCGACGCCCCGAACCTTGCCGACGGCGAAGCCGTCATGCGAGTACAGGGTGACGGTCTGAAGCCGGAGTAA
- a CDS encoding iron-sulfur cluster assembly scaffold protein, producing MGLGSDMYRQQILDHYKNPRNYGTLEDPTFTHIGENPMCGDEIRMDVELAEDDETIERVAFSGDGCAISQASASMLSGELAGKSIDDLLEMDRDDIVDMLGVDISPMRIKCAVLAEKVAQDGAEIYRGELEKEKTSTED from the coding sequence ATGGGACTGGGATCGGATATGTACCGACAGCAGATCCTCGACCACTACAAGAACCCGCGAAACTACGGGACACTCGAGGATCCAACCTTCACCCACATCGGCGAGAATCCGATGTGTGGCGACGAGATCCGCATGGACGTCGAACTCGCTGAGGACGACGAGACGATCGAACGCGTCGCGTTCTCCGGTGACGGCTGTGCGATCAGCCAGGCCTCCGCGAGCATGCTCTCGGGCGAACTCGCGGGCAAGAGCATCGACGACCTCCTCGAAATGGACCGGGACGATATCGTCGACATGCTCGGCGTCGACATCTCACCGATGCGGATCAAATGTGCGGTACTCGCGGAGAAAGTCGCCCAGGACGGCGCGGAGATCTACAGAGGCGAACTCGAGAAAGAGAAGACGTCGACCGAAGACTGA
- a CDS encoding ferredoxin: MKVEFDEDTCIGMYQCVAEWDAFSEDKAKGKAILEESEEVEDGVFVREVPEDAELDAKFAARTCPVDAIVIYDDDGEQLIP, translated from the coding sequence ATGAAAGTCGAGTTCGACGAGGACACCTGTATCGGAATGTACCAGTGTGTCGCAGAGTGGGACGCCTTCTCGGAGGATAAAGCGAAGGGGAAGGCGATCCTCGAGGAAAGCGAAGAGGTCGAAGACGGGGTTTTCGTTCGCGAAGTGCCCGAAGACGCAGAGCTGGACGCGAAGTTCGCGGCCCGAACCTGTCCGGTCGACGCGATCGTAATCTACGACGACGACGGCGAGCAGCTTATCCCCTGA
- a CDS encoding helix-turn-helix domain-containing protein: protein MQSTDLTFRLPNRMQLPIPVPDSDLEFHREELLSWHVDIETGRVRFLSLIVGDRDAIRETATDLDVVHRFDLTPIDRDTFYAYAVMDVRAADSTLMGAFDAPGLVVVPPVVYTGRETVHVTVLGEPDALTDLVERFPDDVGVEVDRISDHQREAETLAGRLTGRQFEAMKAARAAGYYDVPRTGSLAEVATRLECSESAASTLLRTIESKLVDAALRR, encoded by the coding sequence ATGCAGTCGACGGATCTGACGTTCCGACTGCCGAATCGGATGCAACTGCCTATACCTGTCCCCGATTCGGACCTCGAGTTCCACCGGGAAGAACTCCTCTCGTGGCACGTCGATATCGAGACGGGTCGAGTCCGGTTTCTCTCACTGATCGTCGGTGACCGCGATGCGATCCGAGAGACGGCGACGGACCTGGACGTCGTTCACCGGTTCGATCTCACGCCTATCGATCGGGATACGTTCTACGCGTACGCAGTTATGGACGTTCGCGCCGCCGATTCGACGCTGATGGGAGCGTTCGATGCTCCCGGTCTCGTCGTCGTCCCGCCGGTCGTCTACACCGGCCGGGAAACCGTCCACGTCACCGTCCTCGGGGAACCCGACGCGCTGACGGATCTGGTCGAGCGTTTCCCCGACGATGTCGGCGTCGAGGTCGATCGAATCAGCGACCACCAGCGCGAGGCCGAAACGCTCGCCGGTAGGCTTACTGGACGGCAGTTCGAGGCGATGAAAGCAGCTCGAGCGGCCGGCTACTACGACGTTCCGAGGACGGGATCCCTGGCCGAGGTCGCAACGCGACTCGAGTGTTCCGAGAGCGCGGCGTCGACGCTGCTTCGAACGATCGAGTCAAAACTCGTCGACGCGGCACTGCGACGATAA
- a CDS encoding cytochrome P450, translating to MAETHTVQSDDGTSTSKTNRSNAERPPRLRGFPLIGRTLSIARDPLEFLESAREYDDVVVYEAYGTEFALVSDPALVETILVSRADEFRKGEFETGFGELIAPSGIAFTEGERWRRQRNLLQSSFTPDRVRSAADGMVTEASALVDGWDDGETIVLRDALSAYTLRVLSRTLFDLPLEDDRTAIVRRATTALDEYASPRRLALESIVPSWLPTPAERKYENAMGDLEALVADLVETRRTKDAAGDDLLSLLARAEYPDGTRLTPTEIRDQLVTFLFAGHETTATTLTFACWLLADDSAVRSELERELEAVCGDRDPTIADLEDLEYTEAVVNEAMRLYPPITSIYREPCAETVLGNHLIPAGTTLQLPVYGIHRDDRWWSAPEAFRPERWLNGSNGGLTRDDRERPEYAYYPFGGGPRHCLGMRFAMVELQLALATLVSKIVLEQVTESLEPSLGVTLDPGSVEARVRKRENSR from the coding sequence ATGGCCGAGACGCACACGGTGCAATCCGACGACGGGACGTCCACTTCGAAGACGAATCGATCGAACGCCGAGCGACCGCCGCGATTGCGCGGGTTTCCGCTGATCGGACGGACTCTGTCGATCGCCCGCGATCCACTCGAATTCCTCGAGTCGGCTCGCGAGTACGACGACGTGGTGGTCTACGAGGCGTACGGCACCGAGTTCGCGCTCGTCTCCGATCCAGCGCTCGTCGAGACGATCCTCGTCTCCCGCGCCGACGAGTTCCGTAAGGGGGAGTTCGAAACCGGCTTCGGTGAGCTCATCGCTCCTTCGGGAATCGCGTTCACCGAAGGCGAACGGTGGCGTCGCCAGCGAAATCTGTTGCAGTCATCGTTTACGCCCGATCGGGTCCGCTCCGCCGCCGACGGAATGGTCACGGAAGCGTCGGCGCTCGTCGACGGCTGGGACGACGGCGAAACAATCGTCCTTCGGGATGCGCTGTCGGCGTACACCCTTCGCGTGCTCAGCCGAACGTTGTTCGATCTGCCGCTCGAGGACGACCGAACTGCGATCGTCAGGCGGGCGACGACCGCTCTGGACGAGTACGCCTCCCCCCGGCGGCTGGCGCTCGAGTCGATCGTTCCGTCGTGGCTTCCGACTCCGGCCGAACGGAAGTACGAGAACGCGATGGGAGACCTCGAGGCGCTCGTCGCGGACCTGGTCGAGACGCGACGTACGAAGGACGCAGCGGGTGACGATCTCCTCTCCCTGTTGGCCCGCGCGGAGTATCCGGACGGCACCCGGCTCACTCCGACGGAAATCCGGGATCAACTCGTCACGTTCCTCTTTGCCGGCCACGAGACGACTGCGACGACACTCACGTTCGCCTGCTGGTTGCTCGCGGACGATTCAGCAGTGCGGAGCGAACTCGAGCGAGAACTCGAGGCCGTCTGTGGCGATCGGGATCCGACGATCGCTGATCTCGAGGACCTCGAGTACACCGAGGCCGTCGTCAACGAGGCGATGCGACTGTACCCACCAATAACGAGTATCTATCGAGAACCATGCGCCGAGACGGTGCTGGGAAACCACCTCATCCCGGCCGGAACGACCCTGCAGCTTCCGGTGTACGGCATCCACCGCGACGATCGCTGGTGGTCCGCCCCCGAGGCGTTTCGACCCGAACGGTGGCTAAACGGGTCGAACGGGGGTCTAACGCGCGACGATCGGGAGCGACCCGAGTACGCCTACTACCCCTTCGGCGGCGGACCGCGTCACTGTCTGGGAATGCGTTTTGCGATGGTCGAACTGCAACTAGCGCTCGCCACGCTCGTATCGAAGATCGTCCTCGAACAGGTCACCGAATCGCTCGAGCCGTCGCTCGGAGTGACGCTGGATCCGGGCTCGGTCGAAGCTCGAGTTCGAAAACGGGAGAATAGTCGCTGA
- the mdh gene encoding malate dehydrogenase, whose product MTKVSVVGAAGTVGAAAGYNIALRDVADELVFVDIPDQEDTTIGQAADTNHGVAYDSNTTIRQGDYEDTAGSDVVVITAGIPRQPGQTRIDLAGDNAPIMEDIGSSLAEHNDDFITVTTSNPVDLLNRHLYEAGDRAREQVIGFGGRLDSARFRYVIAQRYDVPVQNVEATILGEHGDAQVPVFSKVRVNGRDLEFTDDEKTELLEELQTSAMNVIEKKGATEWGPATGVGHTVEAILRDTGEVLPASVVLEGEFGHEDTAFGVPVKLGANGVEEVVEWDLTEFERNQLGEAAEKLSDQYDKIA is encoded by the coding sequence ATGACGAAAGTTAGCGTGGTCGGCGCGGCTGGAACGGTCGGGGCCGCCGCAGGCTACAACATCGCGCTTCGGGACGTCGCAGACGAACTCGTCTTCGTAGATATTCCAGATCAGGAAGACACGACGATAGGTCAGGCTGCCGACACCAACCACGGCGTGGCCTACGACTCGAATACGACGATTCGTCAGGGGGACTACGAGGACACCGCGGGCTCGGACGTCGTCGTCATCACTGCGGGCATTCCGCGCCAGCCAGGACAGACTCGAATCGATCTCGCGGGTGACAACGCACCGATCATGGAGGACATCGGCTCCTCGCTTGCCGAACACAACGACGACTTCATCACCGTCACGACGTCGAATCCGGTCGACTTGCTCAACCGCCACCTCTACGAGGCCGGCGACCGCGCTCGAGAGCAGGTAATCGGCTTCGGCGGCCGACTCGACTCCGCTCGGTTTCGATACGTCATCGCCCAGCGCTACGACGTCCCCGTCCAGAACGTCGAGGCGACGATTCTCGGAGAACACGGCGACGCACAGGTCCCCGTCTTCTCGAAGGTCCGCGTCAACGGCCGCGACCTCGAGTTCACCGACGACGAGAAAACGGAACTCCTCGAGGAACTACAGACATCCGCGATGAACGTCATCGAGAAGAAAGGCGCAACGGAGTGGGGGCCGGCGACCGGCGTTGGCCACACGGTCGAAGCGATCCTCCGTGATACCGGCGAAGTCCTTCCCGCAAGCGTCGTCCTCGAGGGCGAGTTTGGTCACGAGGACACCGCCTTCGGCGTCCCCGTCAAACTCGGCGCGAACGGCGTCGAGGAAGTCGTCGAGTGGGACCTTACCGAGTTCGAGCGCAACCAGCTCGGTGAAGCCGCCGAGAAGCTCTCGGACCAGTACGACAAGATCGCTTGA